One genomic segment of Longimicrobiaceae bacterium includes these proteins:
- a CDS encoding fumarate reductase/succinate dehydrogenase flavoprotein subunit: protein MAGYETVDHDVLVIGAGGAGLRAAIAAAAEGVRVGLVCKSLLGKAHTVMAEGGAAAAMGNVDDRDSWKVHFADTMRGGQYLNNWRMAELHAQEAPDRVRELEAWGALFDRTPDGRILQRNFGGHRYPRLAHVGDRTGLEMIRTLQDHGIHRGIDVHMEVTVLTLLMDGGRVAGAFAYDRERGRFRAFRAGAVVIATGGIGRAYSITSNSWEYTGDGQALAYQAGADLVDMEFVQFHPTGMVWPPSVRGILVTEGVRGEGGVLLNSEGRRFMFDDIPENYRGQTADTPEEGWRYTQGDKDARRPPELLTRDHVARCIVREVREGRGSPHGGVYLDISWIAEKIKGAPEHIRRKLPSMYHQFKQLADIDITREPMEVGPTTHYAMGGIRVDGDTQQTTVPGLFAAGECAAGLHGANRLGGNSLSDLLVFGKRAGEHAARFARENGAGSVDERQATAAAAEALAPFERGAAGEGPYQVQHDLQEMMQDLVGIVRREEEMRRALDGLAKLGERAGRVGVAGNREFNPGWHTALDLPNLLTVSEAVTRCALERRESRGGHFRDDFPEKDGAFSAFNLVVRKDADGQMQLGREPIPPLPPHLQQIVEENR, encoded by the coding sequence ATGGCGGGCTACGAGACCGTAGACCACGACGTGCTGGTGATCGGCGCGGGCGGGGCCGGGCTGCGCGCCGCCATCGCCGCCGCGGCCGAGGGCGTGCGCGTGGGCCTGGTCTGCAAGTCGCTGCTGGGCAAGGCGCACACGGTCATGGCCGAGGGCGGCGCCGCGGCGGCCATGGGCAACGTGGACGACCGCGACAGCTGGAAGGTGCACTTCGCGGACACCATGCGCGGCGGGCAGTACCTCAACAACTGGCGCATGGCCGAGCTGCACGCGCAGGAGGCGCCGGACCGCGTGCGCGAGCTGGAGGCGTGGGGCGCGCTCTTCGACCGCACGCCCGACGGGCGCATCCTGCAGCGCAACTTCGGCGGGCACCGGTATCCCCGCCTCGCGCACGTGGGCGACCGCACGGGGCTGGAGATGATCCGCACGCTCCAGGACCACGGCATCCACCGCGGCATCGACGTGCACATGGAGGTCACCGTCCTCACCCTGCTCATGGACGGGGGGCGGGTGGCCGGCGCCTTCGCGTACGACCGCGAGCGGGGCCGCTTCCGCGCTTTCCGCGCGGGCGCCGTGGTGATCGCCACGGGGGGCATCGGGCGGGCGTACTCCATCACCAGCAACTCGTGGGAGTACACGGGAGACGGGCAGGCGCTGGCCTACCAGGCGGGCGCCGACCTGGTGGACATGGAGTTCGTGCAGTTCCACCCCACCGGCATGGTGTGGCCGCCCAGCGTGCGCGGCATCCTGGTCACCGAGGGCGTGCGCGGCGAGGGCGGCGTGCTGCTGAACTCGGAAGGCCGCCGCTTCATGTTCGACGACATCCCCGAGAACTACCGCGGGCAGACGGCCGACACGCCGGAAGAGGGCTGGCGCTACACGCAGGGCGACAAGGACGCCCGCCGCCCGCCGGAGCTGCTCACGCGCGACCACGTGGCGCGCTGCATCGTGCGCGAGGTGCGCGAGGGGCGCGGCAGCCCGCACGGCGGCGTGTACCTGGACATCTCGTGGATCGCGGAGAAGATCAAGGGCGCGCCGGAGCACATCCGCCGAAAGCTGCCCAGCATGTACCACCAGTTCAAGCAGCTCGCCGACATCGACATCACGCGCGAGCCCATGGAGGTGGGGCCCACCACGCACTACGCCATGGGCGGCATTCGCGTGGACGGCGACACGCAGCAGACCACCGTGCCGGGCCTGTTCGCGGCCGGCGAGTGCGCGGCGGGGCTGCACGGCGCCAACCGGCTGGGCGGCAACTCGCTCTCGGACCTGCTGGTGTTCGGCAAGCGCGCGGGGGAGCACGCGGCCCGCTTCGCCCGCGAGAACGGCGCGGGGTCGGTGGATGAACGGCAGGCGACGGCCGCCGCGGCCGAGGCGCTGGCGCCGTTCGAGCGCGGCGCGGCGGGCGAGGGGCCGTACCAGGTGCAGCACGACCTCCAGGAGATGATGCAGGACCTGGTCGGCATCGTCCGGCGGGAGGAGGAGATGCGGCGCGCGCTGGACGGGCTGGCGAAGCTCGGCGAGCGTGCGGGACGGGTGGGCGTGGCGGGCAACCGGGAGTTCAACCCGGGCTGGCACACCGCGCTGGACCTGCCCAACCTGCTCACCGTGTCCGAGGCCGTCACGCGCTGCGCGCTGGAGCGGCGCGAGAGCCGCGGCGGCCACTTCCGCGACGACTTCCCGGAGAAGGACGGCGCGTTCTCCGCCTTCAACCTCGTCGTCCGCAAGGACGCGGACGGGCAGATGCAGCTCGGCCGCGAGCCCATCCCCCCGCTGCCCCCGCATCTCCAGCAGATCGTGGAGGAGAACCGATGA
- a CDS encoding succinate dehydrogenase/fumarate reductase iron-sulfur subunit has protein sequence MRIVPCPASPGAVVSAARSASPDAPSADARAGGASAAGVEAAAAGRRAAAKSDRTAGAEARTATFRVWRGDAAGGELVDYRTPVSEGMVVLDAIHAIQAEQANDLAVRWNCKAGKCGSCSAEINGMPRLMCMTRMSDIDLDQPVTVEPMRAFPPVRDLVTDVSWNFRAKMTLKPFNPRAPDAADGTWRMDQRDVDRVQEFRKCIECFLCQDVCHVLRDHHKHAEFVGPRLFVQAAMLEMHPLDVEDRTGELRHAHGIGYCNITKCCTKVCPEGITITDNAIIPLKERVVDRDFDPLAKLVQLATGRKR, from the coding sequence ATGCGCATCGTCCCATGCCCCGCATCTCCCGGTGCCGTCGTGAGCGCCGCCAGATCCGCATCCCCCGATGCGCCCTCGGCCGATGCGCGGGCGGGCGGCGCGTCGGCGGCGGGAGTGGAGGCGGCGGCCGCGGGACGACGGGCTGCGGCCAAGTCGGACAGGACGGCGGGGGCGGAGGCGCGCACCGCGACCTTCCGCGTGTGGCGCGGCGACGCGGCGGGCGGCGAGCTGGTGGACTACCGGACCCCGGTGTCCGAGGGCATGGTGGTGCTGGACGCCATCCACGCCATCCAGGCGGAGCAGGCGAACGACCTGGCGGTGCGCTGGAACTGCAAGGCGGGCAAGTGCGGCTCGTGCAGCGCCGAGATCAACGGCATGCCGCGGCTGATGTGCATGACGCGCATGAGCGACATCGACCTGGACCAGCCGGTCACGGTGGAGCCCATGCGCGCCTTCCCGCCGGTGCGCGACCTGGTGACCGACGTGTCGTGGAACTTCCGCGCGAAGATGACGCTGAAGCCGTTCAACCCCCGCGCGCCGGACGCGGCAGACGGCACGTGGCGCATGGACCAGCGCGACGTGGACCGCGTGCAGGAGTTCCGGAAGTGCATCGAGTGCTTCCTGTGCCAGGACGTGTGCCACGTGCTGCGCGACCACCACAAGCACGCCGAGTTCGTGGGCCCGCGCCTCTTCGTGCAGGCGGCCATGCTGGAGATGCACCCGCTGGACGTGGAGGACCGCACCGGCGAGCTGCGGCACGCGCACGGCATCGGCTACTGCAACATCACCAAGTGCTGCACCAAGGTGTGCCCCGAGGGCATCACCATCACGGACAACGCCATCATCCCGCTCAAGGAGCGCGTGGTGGACCGGGACTTCGACCCGCTGGCGAAGCTCGTACAACTGGCAACCGGGAGAAAACGATGA
- a CDS encoding DUF692 family protein encodes MSVSQLHTVHGAERLAALPRLGVGVLYNPSLQRFVREHADELDYLSVIPDRCWLDEGGGVPVRFAERESQVEVIDRASQRLAIVGHSVGLSIGSADPLDTGHVEQVAAWQERYRMPWHSDHLHFIRLPGTDAHSELSAAMALPVPYDREVLEMIGERVDYVQTRIPVPFLLENNVYYVDLPEQEMTEPQFLNALMARTGGGMLLDVHNVVVNATNHGFDARDFIGALELERVVELHIAGGSELAGLYTDSHAGAVAGAVWELLPEVVAACPNLCAVTFEFHEGWFGTLGDEGVMRELRTARDVWQRCR; translated from the coding sequence ATGAGCGTTTCGCAGCTCCACACCGTGCACGGCGCCGAGCGCCTGGCCGCCCTGCCGCGGCTGGGCGTGGGCGTGCTGTACAACCCGTCGCTCCAGCGCTTCGTGCGCGAGCACGCGGACGAGCTGGACTACCTGTCCGTGATCCCCGACCGCTGCTGGCTGGACGAGGGCGGCGGGGTGCCGGTGCGCTTCGCCGAGCGCGAGTCGCAGGTGGAGGTGATCGACCGTGCGTCGCAGCGGCTGGCGATCGTGGGGCACAGCGTGGGGCTCTCCATCGGCAGCGCGGACCCGCTGGACACGGGGCACGTGGAGCAGGTCGCCGCCTGGCAGGAGCGCTACCGCATGCCCTGGCACAGCGACCACCTGCACTTCATCCGCCTGCCCGGCACCGACGCGCACAGCGAGCTGTCGGCCGCCATGGCGCTGCCGGTGCCGTACGACCGCGAGGTGCTGGAGATGATCGGCGAGCGGGTGGACTACGTGCAGACGCGCATCCCGGTGCCGTTCCTGCTGGAGAACAACGTCTACTACGTGGACCTGCCCGAGCAGGAGATGACGGAGCCGCAGTTCCTGAACGCCCTCATGGCGCGCACCGGCGGTGGAATGCTGCTGGACGTGCACAACGTGGTCGTGAACGCCACCAACCACGGCTTCGACGCGCGGGATTTCATCGGCGCGCTGGAGCTGGAGCGCGTGGTGGAGCTGCACATCGCGGGCGGGAGCGAGCTGGCGGGGCTGTACACCGACTCGCACGCGGGAGCCGTGGCCGGCGCGGTGTGGGAGCTGCTGCCGGAGGTGGTGGCGGCCTGCCCCAACCTGTGCGCGGTGACCTTCGAGTTTCACGAGGGCTGGTTCGGCACGCTGGGCGACGAAGGGGTGATGCGCGAGCTTCGCACCGCGCGCGACGTCTGGCAGCGCTGCCGGTAG
- a CDS encoding DNA topology modulation protein: MRRVMVIGCGGAGKSTFAARLAQAAGLPLVHLDSVYWHPGWVRTPPDEWAETVRRLAARECWVMDGNYSGTMDIRAAAADTVIFLDVPRRVCLWRALKRRVRHHGRTRPDMTDGCVERIDAEFVRWIWSYPKTRRPRILARLAALGPGKRAVILRSSHDIERFFRSIEPAPG; encoded by the coding sequence ATGCGGCGGGTGATGGTGATCGGGTGCGGCGGGGCGGGGAAGTCGACGTTCGCGGCGCGGCTGGCGCAGGCGGCGGGGCTGCCGCTCGTGCACCTGGACTCGGTGTACTGGCACCCCGGCTGGGTGCGGACGCCGCCCGACGAGTGGGCGGAGACGGTGCGCCGCCTGGCCGCCCGCGAGTGCTGGGTGATGGACGGCAACTACAGCGGTACGATGGACATCCGCGCCGCCGCCGCGGACACGGTGATCTTCCTGGACGTGCCGCGCAGGGTGTGCCTGTGGCGCGCACTGAAGCGCCGCGTGCGGCACCACGGCCGCACGCGCCCGGACATGACCGACGGCTGCGTGGAGCGCATCGACGCGGAGTTCGTCCGCTGGATCTGGAGCTACCCGAAGACCCGCCGGCCGCGTATCCTGGCGCGGCTCGCTGCGCTGGGCCCGGGCAAGCGCGCCGTCATCCTCCGCTCATCCCACGACATCGAGCGCTTCTTCCGCTCCATCGAACCAGCGCCGGGCTGA
- a CDS encoding ATP-binding protein — MSEPAGNARPLDALLDEAPAGFLSFADDGTINAANVTLAAMLGYAPGELDGRRIETILTVGARLFYQTHFFPMVRMHGRAEEVFLLLRTAAGGDVAVLANAVRREREGAWANECVLLRVTERRKFEEELLRARKVAEEAKAQLEEQAEELRATNEQLEAQAVEMELQQEQLREQAVELEAQAEQLQNLNRDLEEHGVELERQREVAEEANRAKSAFLAVMSHELRTPLNAIAGYVQLLDMGIHGPVTDAQHEALDRLARSQKHLLRLINDVLNLARIEAGRVEFVLEDVDVALLMADVTLMVEPQMMAKRLGLEVRVEPGTTARADREKVQQIVINLLSNALKFTPEGGSVRLDAGLVAGPARVRLRVADTGIGIPPEKQASVFDPFVQVDMSRTRRSEGSGLGLAISRDLARGMGGDLEVESTVGEGSTFTLWLPAEG; from the coding sequence TTGAGCGAACCGGCCGGGAACGCGCGGCCGCTGGACGCGCTGCTGGACGAGGCGCCGGCCGGCTTCCTCTCGTTCGCCGACGACGGCACCATCAACGCCGCCAACGTCACGCTGGCGGCGATGCTCGGCTACGCCCCCGGCGAGCTGGACGGGCGCCGCATCGAGACGATCCTCACCGTGGGCGCGCGCCTCTTCTACCAGACGCACTTCTTCCCCATGGTGCGCATGCACGGCCGGGCCGAGGAGGTGTTCCTGCTGCTGCGCACGGCCGCCGGCGGCGACGTGGCCGTGCTGGCGAACGCCGTGCGGCGCGAGCGCGAGGGCGCGTGGGCCAACGAGTGCGTGCTCCTGCGCGTGACCGAGCGCCGCAAGTTCGAGGAAGAGCTGCTGCGGGCCCGCAAGGTGGCCGAGGAGGCGAAAGCCCAGCTCGAGGAGCAGGCCGAGGAGCTGCGCGCCACCAACGAGCAGCTAGAGGCCCAGGCGGTGGAGATGGAGCTCCAGCAGGAGCAGCTCCGCGAGCAGGCCGTGGAGCTGGAGGCGCAGGCCGAGCAGCTCCAGAACCTTAACCGCGACCTGGAGGAGCACGGCGTGGAGCTGGAGCGCCAGCGCGAGGTGGCGGAAGAGGCCAACCGCGCCAAGAGCGCCTTCCTTGCGGTCATGAGCCACGAGCTGCGCACCCCGCTGAACGCCATCGCCGGCTACGTGCAGCTGCTGGACATGGGCATCCACGGCCCCGTGACCGATGCCCAGCACGAGGCGCTGGACCGCCTGGCCCGCAGCCAGAAGCACCTGCTCCGGCTCATCAACGACGTGCTGAACCTGGCGCGCATCGAGGCGGGCCGCGTGGAGTTCGTGCTCGAGGACGTGGACGTGGCGCTGCTCATGGCCGACGTCACGCTCATGGTCGAGCCGCAGATGATGGCGAAGCGCCTGGGCCTGGAGGTGCGCGTGGAGCCCGGCACCACGGCGCGCGCGGACCGCGAGAAGGTGCAGCAGATCGTGATCAACCTGCTCAGCAACGCGCTCAAGTTCACGCCCGAGGGCGGGAGCGTGCGCCTGGACGCGGGCCTCGTGGCGGGGCCGGCCCGCGTGCGCCTGCGCGTGGCCGACACCGGCATCGGCATCCCGCCGGAGAAGCAGGCGTCGGTGTTCGACCCGTTCGTGCAGGTGGACATGAGCCGCACGCGCCGCTCCGAGGGCAGTGGCCTGGGCCTGGCCATCAGCCGCGACCTGGCACGGGGGATGGGGGGCGACCTGGAGGTGGAGAGCACCGTCGGCGAAGGCAGCACCTTCACCCTCTGGCTCCCCGCGGAAGGCTGA
- a CDS encoding alpha/beta hydrolase, giving the protein MADDVLRRNNVRVSGSGTQPMLFAHGFGCDQNMWRFVAPAFEDEYRVVLFDYVGSGKSDLAAYDAKRYSALDGYVQDVLDVVHALDLRDVVFVGHSVSSMVGVLAANREPDRFERLVMIGPSPRYVNDHPYVGGFERGDIEGLLEMMEGNYIGWANFLGPAIVKNPDRPELGAELVESFCSTDPVVARRFAEATFLSDNRADLPGVRVPSLILQCSDDMVAPLEVGDYLHREMPGSTLRVMKATGHCPHMSHPEETIERMREYLRPAHAG; this is encoded by the coding sequence ATGGCGGACGACGTCCTGCGCAGGAACAACGTGCGTGTCTCGGGCAGCGGCACGCAGCCCATGCTCTTCGCGCACGGCTTCGGGTGCGACCAGAACATGTGGCGCTTCGTGGCCCCGGCCTTCGAGGACGAGTACCGCGTGGTGCTGTTCGACTACGTGGGCTCCGGGAAGAGCGACCTGGCCGCGTACGACGCGAAACGCTACTCCGCGTTGGACGGCTACGTGCAGGACGTGCTGGACGTGGTGCACGCGCTGGACCTGCGCGACGTGGTGTTCGTGGGCCACTCGGTGAGCAGCATGGTGGGCGTGCTGGCGGCCAACCGCGAGCCGGACCGCTTCGAGCGGCTGGTGATGATCGGGCCCTCGCCGCGGTACGTGAACGACCACCCGTACGTGGGCGGCTTCGAGCGCGGCGACATAGAGGGGCTGCTGGAGATGATGGAGGGCAACTACATCGGCTGGGCCAACTTCCTGGGCCCCGCCATCGTCAAGAACCCGGACCGGCCGGAGCTGGGCGCCGAGCTGGTGGAGAGCTTCTGCTCCACGGACCCGGTGGTGGCGCGCCGCTTCGCCGAGGCCACCTTCCTCTCCGACAACCGCGCCGACCTGCCGGGCGTGCGGGTGCCTTCGCTCATCCTCCAGTGCAGCGACGACATGGTGGCGCCGCTGGAGGTGGGCGACTACCTGCACCGCGAGATGCCCGGCAGCACGCTGCGGGTGATGAAGGCCACCGGCCACTGCCCGCACATGAGCCACCCCGAAGAGACCATCGAGCGGATGCGCGAGTACCTCCGGCCCGCGCACGCCGGTTGA
- a CDS encoding response regulator transcription factor, whose protein sequence is MKKTALVYGILGGVLIAVLRLVEYRYLVLEHSLEIYGGIVAALFSALGIWLGLKLTRTRETVVVREVPVRVEVQVPVPAGGPFARNEARLEQLGITPREMEILEAMAAGFSNREIAERLYVSENTVKTHAARLFGKLSARRRTQAVQLAKEAGLIP, encoded by the coding sequence GTGAAGAAGACCGCGCTCGTGTACGGCATCCTTGGCGGCGTGCTCATCGCCGTGCTGAGGCTGGTCGAGTACCGCTATCTGGTCCTGGAGCACTCGCTGGAGATCTACGGCGGCATCGTCGCGGCGCTCTTCTCGGCGCTGGGGATCTGGCTCGGCCTCAAGCTCACGCGCACGCGCGAGACGGTGGTCGTGCGCGAGGTGCCCGTCCGCGTGGAGGTGCAGGTGCCCGTGCCCGCCGGCGGTCCGTTCGCGCGGAACGAGGCGCGGCTGGAGCAGCTGGGCATCACGCCGCGGGAGATGGAGATCCTGGAGGCGATGGCGGCCGGGTTCAGCAACCGCGAGATCGCCGAACGGCTCTACGTCAGCGAGAACACCGTGAAGACGCACGCCGCACGCCTCTTCGGCAAGCTCTCCGCACGCCGGCGGACGCAGGCCGTTCAGCTCGCGAAAGAGGCGGGGCTCATCCCCTGA
- a CDS encoding DUF4199 domain-containing protein, whose product MKKTVLTFGLISGAILSAMMLLTLPFADDVGFDRMEIVGYTSMVLAFLLIYFGVRSYRDNVAGGTVGFGRAFAVGGLIAVVASVCYVATWEVIYYKVTPDFMSKYEAHALAKARAAGASADEIAAKKVEMEKFAEMYENPFINVGATFMEPLPVALIVSLVTAGVLSRRKKPRVDDGVVTAGRPLPLA is encoded by the coding sequence ATGAAGAAGACCGTGCTCACCTTCGGCCTCATCTCCGGCGCCATCCTGTCGGCGATGATGCTCCTGACGCTCCCGTTCGCGGACGACGTCGGGTTCGACCGGATGGAGATCGTCGGCTACACGTCGATGGTGCTCGCCTTCCTGCTCATCTACTTCGGCGTGCGCTCGTACCGCGACAACGTGGCGGGCGGCACGGTGGGCTTCGGGCGCGCGTTCGCCGTCGGCGGGCTCATCGCGGTGGTGGCGTCCGTCTGCTACGTCGCGACGTGGGAGGTCATCTACTACAAGGTCACGCCGGACTTCATGAGCAAGTACGAGGCGCACGCCCTCGCGAAGGCGCGCGCAGCCGGCGCGAGCGCGGACGAGATCGCCGCCAAGAAGGTGGAGATGGAGAAGTTCGCGGAGATGTACGAGAACCCGTTCATCAACGTCGGCGCCACCTTCATGGAGCCGCTGCCCGTCGCGCTGATCGTGTCGCTCGTAACCGCCGGCGTGCTCAGCCGCCGGAAGAAGCCTCGGGTGGACGATGGCGTGGTGACGGCGGGGCGCCCCCTCCCGCTCGCGTAG
- a CDS encoding dicarboxylate/amino acid:cation symporter: MAATAERKPFYRTLYFQVLCAIALGVALGSLAPATGAAMKPLGDAFVKLVKMIIAPVIFCTVVTGIAGMQSMKQVGRVGGLALLYFEVVSTLALIVGLVVINVVQPGAGMHVNAASLDTAAVAAYTKPGQLEGVTGFLLHVIPGTLVGAFAEGEILQVLLIAVLFGFALHRLGERGQMIYQLVERLSQVLFGIVGMIMRVAPIGAFGAMAFTIGKFGVGTLASLAGLIATFYATCLIFVFGVLGLIARAHGFGIFRFVRYIKEELLIVLGTSSSEAVLPRLMAKLENLGAGKPVVGLVVPTGYSFNLDGTAIYLTMAAVFIAQATDTPMTMLQQATLLAVLLLTSKGAAGVTGSGFIVLAATLSAVGHVPVAGVALILGIDRFMSEARALTNTVGNGVATLVVARWCHQLDRDRLTRRLAGETDQEADEPEALAA; encoded by the coding sequence ATGGCCGCCACGGCGGAACGGAAGCCCTTCTACCGCACGCTCTACTTCCAGGTGCTGTGCGCCATCGCGCTGGGCGTGGCGCTGGGCAGCCTGGCGCCGGCGACGGGCGCGGCCATGAAGCCGCTGGGCGACGCGTTCGTGAAGCTGGTGAAGATGATCATCGCGCCGGTGATCTTCTGCACCGTCGTCACCGGCATCGCGGGGATGCAGAGCATGAAGCAGGTGGGGCGCGTGGGCGGGCTGGCGCTGCTCTACTTCGAGGTCGTGTCCACCCTGGCGCTGATCGTGGGCCTGGTGGTCATCAACGTCGTGCAGCCCGGCGCGGGGATGCACGTGAACGCCGCCAGCCTGGACACGGCCGCCGTCGCCGCGTACACCAAGCCCGGACAGCTGGAGGGTGTGACCGGCTTCCTGCTGCACGTGATCCCCGGCACGCTCGTGGGCGCCTTCGCCGAGGGCGAGATCCTGCAGGTGCTGCTCATCGCGGTGCTCTTCGGCTTCGCGCTGCACCGGCTTGGCGAGCGCGGGCAGATGATCTACCAGCTCGTCGAGCGGCTGTCACAGGTGCTGTTCGGGATCGTGGGGATGATCATGCGGGTGGCGCCCATAGGGGCGTTCGGGGCGATGGCGTTCACCATCGGCAAGTTCGGCGTGGGCACCCTGGCATCGCTCGCGGGGCTGATAGCGACCTTCTACGCCACCTGCCTCATCTTCGTGTTCGGCGTGCTGGGGCTGATCGCGCGGGCGCACGGCTTCGGCATCTTCCGCTTCGTGCGCTACATCAAGGAAGAGCTGCTGATCGTGCTCGGCACCAGCTCGTCCGAGGCGGTGCTGCCTCGGCTGATGGCGAAGCTGGAGAACCTGGGCGCGGGCAAGCCGGTGGTGGGCCTGGTGGTGCCTACCGGCTACTCGTTCAACCTGGACGGCACCGCGATCTACCTGACCATGGCCGCCGTCTTCATCGCCCAGGCGACGGACACGCCCATGACCATGCTCCAGCAGGCCACGCTGCTGGCCGTGCTGCTGCTCACCAGCAAAGGCGCGGCGGGGGTGACGGGCAGCGGCTTCATCGTGCTGGCGGCGACGCTCTCGGCCGTGGGGCACGTGCCGGTGGCGGGCGTGGCGCTGATCCTGGGCATCGACCGCTTCATGAGCGAGGCGCGCGCGCTCACCAACACGGTCGGCAACGGCGTCGCCACCCTCGTGGTCGCCCGCTGGTGCCACCAGCTGGACCGCGACCGCCTCACCCGCCGCCTCGCGGGTGAGACCGACCAGGAAGCCGACGAGCCGGAGGCGCTGGCGGCGTAG
- a CDS encoding MDR family MFS transporter yields the protein MTNAAPQTHRPLVLTAMVLAAFMAAIEGTIVATAMPSIAAEIGGFSLYSWVYSSFLLMQAVAIPIFGKLSDLLGRKPVFIAGVVVFLAGSVACGFATSMGMLVAFRFVQGLGAGAVQPITTTLAGDLYSLEERGRVQGYLSSVWGISSIAGPLVGGIIVHSVGWAWIFWANVPLGIAAIVLMGRYLHEGVAHGERNIDYAGAVLLLAAVGPLMLALTQGSGWGMRAVVPLLAMSAAAFALFVRQERRAPDPLMHMELWSAPLIRNANVATLTSGIMMIGVITFLPTFVQGVLGGSALLAGFTLSVMTVGWPLASFAAGHLIVTQGVRRIVRVGGVAALAGTLTIALTAAHGALGAGAGSFVLGVGLGLLNTTFVVAIQASVPWSQRGVATASNMLMRILGSALGAALFGGVLNRRMGRYVADAGLAGHVSVDSIQELMGGESAPHGAAALDAATRALLRTGLSGSLHLVFWGIAALGVLTLLFALRVPEMDRDAATDVDLSSAMH from the coding sequence GTGACCAACGCAGCACCTCAAACCCATCGCCCGCTGGTGCTCACGGCGATGGTCCTGGCCGCCTTCATGGCCGCGATCGAGGGTACGATCGTGGCCACCGCCATGCCCAGCATCGCCGCGGAGATCGGCGGATTTTCGCTCTACAGCTGGGTCTACTCGTCGTTCCTGCTCATGCAGGCGGTGGCGATCCCCATCTTCGGAAAGCTGAGCGACCTGCTGGGGCGCAAGCCGGTGTTCATCGCCGGCGTGGTCGTGTTCCTCGCGGGCTCGGTGGCGTGCGGCTTCGCGACGAGCATGGGGATGCTGGTGGCGTTCCGCTTCGTGCAGGGGCTGGGGGCGGGCGCCGTGCAGCCCATCACCACCACGCTGGCGGGCGACCTGTACTCGCTGGAGGAGCGCGGCCGGGTGCAGGGCTACCTGAGCAGCGTGTGGGGCATCTCGTCCATCGCCGGGCCGCTGGTGGGCGGCATCATCGTGCACAGCGTGGGCTGGGCGTGGATCTTCTGGGCGAACGTGCCGCTGGGCATCGCCGCCATCGTGCTCATGGGCCGCTACCTGCACGAGGGCGTGGCGCACGGCGAGCGCAACATCGATTACGCGGGCGCCGTGCTGCTGCTGGCCGCCGTGGGCCCGCTGATGCTGGCGCTCACCCAAGGCAGCGGCTGGGGGATGCGCGCCGTGGTGCCGCTGCTGGCGATGTCCGCCGCCGCGTTCGCGCTCTTCGTGCGCCAGGAGCGCCGCGCGCCGGACCCGCTGATGCACATGGAGCTGTGGTCCGCGCCGCTCATCCGCAACGCCAACGTGGCCACGCTCACGTCCGGCATCATGATGATCGGCGTGATCACCTTCCTGCCCACCTTCGTGCAGGGCGTGCTGGGCGGGTCGGCGCTGCTGGCGGGCTTCACCCTCAGCGTGATGACGGTGGGCTGGCCGCTCGCGTCGTTCGCCGCCGGCCACCTCATCGTCACGCAGGGCGTGCGGCGAATCGTGCGCGTGGGCGGCGTGGCGGCGCTCGCGGGCACGCTCACCATCGCGCTCACGGCCGCGCACGGGGCGCTGGGGGCGGGCGCGGGGTCGTTCGTGCTGGGCGTGGGGCTCGGGCTGCTGAACACCACCTTCGTGGTCGCCATCCAGGCCAGCGTGCCGTGGAGCCAGCGCGGCGTGGCCACCGCCAGCAACATGCTCATGCGCATCCTGGGCAGCGCGCTCGGCGCCGCGCTCTTCGGCGGCGTGCTCAACCGGCGCATGGGCCGCTACGTCGCCGATGCGGGCCTGGCGGGCCACGTCTCCGTCGACAGCATCCAGGAGCTGATGGGCGGCGAGTCCGCGCCGCACGGCGCCGCCGCGCTCGACGCCGCCACGCGCGCCCTGCTGCGCACCGGCCTGTCCGGCAGCCTGCACCTCGTGTTCTGGGGCATCGCCGCGCTCGGCGTCCTCACCCTCCTCTTCGCCCTCCGCGTCCCCGAGATGGACCGCGACGCCGCCACCGACGTGGACCTCAGCAGCGCGATGCACTGA